The window TTGGTGAATGTTAGGAAAGTCATATATTTCCTTTTGATTGTTAATGAGAGGCCAAAGCAGAAATCATATGCATCTATGAAGACAAGAGCAAGGGAGTCGCCGTTTCACCACCTGATGCTTGAGCGTCTTCTTCTTTGGCGGTTTCCTTTCAGtttttttaaatggaatgGCAGATCCTGTTAGTTATGGCAATTCTGAGCGTGACATTGAGCAAGTAATTacttccctttttcttctctttttttttttttttttgttttgttgttgttgttgttgttgttgttgttggaGATATGAAAGACGTCTAAGAGGAAGAGGATTGGTACCTTCGACCTtaactttttataaagaagGGTTATTTAAAACGGTCAAGCCTCGCCTgagttgttttcttttccttttcttgcaATTAGTTAACTTTTATTCTGTCTGGGTTTCAAAAAAATGAAGGGTAGAAATGAAGGTTTCAGTTATTGGTATTTATGCTGTTTTCTTGAGGTCCATAAAGAAAGGAGAAGGAGAAAAGGAGTTAGACATGTGATAGAAATTGTAATCCCTTTCATAAATTTGCCATGTGGTTTGCTGTAAGTCGGTAAAATGGGGCTGTTTTCTTGAATAATAAGGCTATTGATGACACTCAGATTCATGTAATTATGAGTTTACTTATGACTATTTGTTCAACGAGCAGAAAATCTTAGATGAAAGCAGGGGAGGATTCTGAAATAAGCAAAATGAGAACAAAAGCTTATATTAATTCTGATTTAGCTAAGGGATAGTAATCCGATAATTAATTAGTATGATGTTggcaaatttttctttttggttttccttttttgagaAGAAAGATTCTTAATTATACATTATAGAATAGGATCATAGAGATACTGGTTCCTTAGAGTCTGAAAATCTAGCAAATTTATATATGGGTTTGACCATGTGAAGATTGGTAGCTACAAAGTCAGAGTCCCTAGTTTGCTCGTTTACtcctcaaaagaaaaagtttggGATTTCACGTGTGAATGAGGTGAAAAATAAGAGACTGAGAGCAACAagttaaaagaaacaaagggATGGAATAAATCCCCTGGAAATGATCAAGAATATGATGCCGAGTGACACATTTTCTTTATCTGTGGAACTGCCTCAATCTGTTGCCCCTGCCTGGAGCATCTGCATCTTCATGTCTTCCATGATCCTCATTCTCTTAATGTATAgcaaaatctaaaaacataaaataattttgagggCTGGTTGAAAGTAGCCCTTTCGAAATCCCAAAGTGAAACACATTTACTGGTAGTCGTATAGAAAAAACATTCCTGTTTCATTCATGCAGACTGCAGATTTTggcattatttttttcttggtttcaTTTATGTCTAAGATTTGGATCTCTTTGTCTCTTATTTGTTTTGTAATTTCTTCCCCTTTGTTTTGAAGGCACTTATTACTTTGAAAAAGGGTACTCAGCTTATCAAGTACAGCCGTAAAGGAAAACCCAAGTTTCGTGCATTTAGACTTTCTCCGGTGAGTTATTTTCTgtcaatttcaaaatcttcaattttatttcataGCAATGTACTTTTTCAGCCTTTTTCCCACATCAATATATTGGTTTAACAGCATTACACTTTAAAAAAGTAAGTAAATAAGCAAGAAACATATGTTAGAAGTACATTTATGTAGTCCTTAATAAATGCATGTGCATGTGAATTCTCTTCTATTtcctatttttaattttctatctGGCATGCTGTTATTAGTAGAAAAATATATGCAGTTCTCCCTCTCAGTAATCTTAAGTGCATATatgatttcaattttagcCGTATTAACAGGATGAAACAACACTGATATGGTTATCACATGGAGAAGAGAGGAATCTGAAATTATCTTCTGTTTCTCGTATCATTCCTGGACAACGAACTGTAAGCCTTATGTCTGCATTTCAGTTTTCCAGTTAATGAAAAATGTTGCAGTTTAATTAGCCTTCTTTTCTATGTTATGCCACTAAGATTTccatgcaaaaaaaaaaaaaaggaaataactAACCACTGTTTGTGAACTGCTACAGGCTGTTTTTAGAAGATATTTGCGCCCAGAAAAGGAGTACTTGTCTTTTTCACTTCTATACAATAATGGTGAAAGATCTCTCGACCTGGTTAGTACTACTTAACAGTTAATTCtgctatatatttatattcagCTGAATGGTAAATTTAAATCCAGTGATTACCATTGTCTACCTCCATAGATCTGCAAGGACAAAGTTGAGGCAGAAGTGTGGTTTGCAGGGCTCAAGGCATTGATTGGACAGAATCGTAATAGACGAACCAAGAGTGATTTCAGTGATGTGAGTTTTCCATTCTACCTCTGTGCACTAAGTTGGCTGACTGAAGCAGTATTTGTTGGAAAATCCACTTAGAAAATAACGCAATTGTGGCTTGAGAATTTAGGAGAGACTGGCTCTACCAAAGTACTAATTCATTAGTTAGATCACTAACTTGGGAATATGGCAGCAAACATTTTGACTCTTACCAATTTAAAGTGTAACAATCTACATGACATATTTCAAGGTATGAATTAATAAGGACATCAAATCGAATTTGATAGTCTTTTGAATGATACACACAGTGTGAGCATCCATTATTACATGAATTCAGGGAATGCATGCAATATATTGTTGCCTATGCTTTAGATTGAAATCTTTTCTTGCTAACTTCCATGTCTTTATGTCAGCTACAAGGAGATTTCTTTCTAAATGGCCGCCCATTTAGTGCAGCTCTAGAGTTCAACAATAGTATTGCCCATGGTAGGGTGTCTATAGATTTCGGAAGCTCAGATGTGGGGTCAGAACGTGCAAGTATGCAGTTGAGAACTAGTGCTGGAGATGGTTTTCGAATTAGTGTTTCAAGCACTCCTAGCTGTTCAAGTGGTGGATCTGGTCCAGATGACATAGAATCATTAGGTGATGTTTACGTATGGGGAGAAGTTTGGTCTGATGGAGTTCCACCAGATGGGTCCGTAAGTTCAGTCCCTACAAAAATTGATGTGCTAACTCCTAGGCCCTTAGAATCAAATGTAGTTCTTGATGTTCATCAGATAGCTTGTGGCGCAAGACATATTGCTCTTGTAACAAAGCAAGGTGAAGTTTTCACCTGGGGTGAGGAATCTGGTGGGAGACTCGGTCATGGAATTGAAAAAGACTTTAGCCACCCCCGACTCGTTGAGTTCCTGGCAGTCAATAATGTGGATTTTGTTGCATGTGGAGAGTATCATACCTGTGTTGTATCCACAGCTGGTGATTTattcacttggggtgatggtACTCATAATGCTGGACTCCTTGGTCATGGAACTGACGTTAGCCACTGGATTCCAAAAAGAGTTTCTGGTGCATTAGAAGGACTGCAAGTCTTATCTATCGCCTGTGGCACATGGCATTCAGCTCTGGCAACTTCTAATGGGAAGCTATTTACATTTGGTGATGGAAAATTCGGTGTTTTGGGCCATGGAGATCGAGAAAGTCTTACATATCCAAAAGAAGTCCAAATGTTGAATGGACTAAAGACTATTAAAGTTGCATGTGGCGTATGGCATACGGCAGCTATTGTAGAGGTTATAGGCCATTCAGGTGTTAACGTTTCATCAAGAAAGTTGTTTACCTGGGGTGATGGTGACAAACACCGGCTAGGTCATGGAAGTAAGGAAACTTATCTACTTCCAACCTGCGTCTCTTCACTAATTGACTACAATTTCCACCAGATAGCTTGCGGACATACTATGACTATTGCACTTACTACATCAGGTCATGTCTTTACTATGGGTGGTACTGCATATGGTCAACTAGGCAACCCAAGTGCTGATGGAAGGTTACCATGCCTGGTACAAGAAAGACTGGTAGGTGAATTTGTTGAAGAAATTTCTTGTGGAGCATATCATGTTGCTGTCCTGACATCAAGAAGTGAAGTGTTCACTTGGGGAAGAGGTGCCAATGGAAGACTGGGACATGGTGACACAGAAGATAGGAGAACTCCAACATTGGTTGAAGCATTGAAGGATAGGCATGTCAAAAATATATCATGTGGCTCAAATTTCACTTCCAGTATATGCATCCATAAATGGGTCTCTGGTGCTGACCAGTCAGTTTGCTCTGGCTGCCGACAGGCCTTTGGTTTCACTAGAAAGAGGCACaattgttataattgtggGCTGGTGCACTGCCATGCTTGCAGTTCCAAGAAAGCATTGAAAGCAGCATTGGCTCCAACGCCAGGCAAACCTCATCGCGTTTGTGATGCTTGCTATGCAAAACTTAAAGCTGCTGAAGCTGGTAATACTTCAAGTTTGAATAGAAAAGTTGCTGGTCCCCGCCCCTCATTAGATGGCAGGGAAAGAATGGATAGGGGAGAGATAA is drawn from Theobroma cacao cultivar B97-61/B2 chromosome 4, Criollo_cocoa_genome_V2, whole genome shotgun sequence and contains these coding sequences:
- the LOC18603228 gene encoding uncharacterized protein LOC18603228, encoding MADPVSYGNSERDIEQALITLKKGTQLIKYSRKGKPKFRAFRLSPDETTLIWLSHGEERNLKLSSVSRIIPGQRTAVFRRYLRPEKEYLSFSLLYNNGERSLDLICKDKVEAEVWFAGLKALIGQNRNRRTKSDFSDLQGDFFLNGRPFSAALEFNNSIAHGRVSIDFGSSDVGSERASMQLRTSAGDGFRISVSSTPSCSSGGSGPDDIESLGDVYVWGEVWSDGVPPDGSVSSVPTKIDVLTPRPLESNVVLDVHQIACGARHIALVTKQGEVFTWGEESGGRLGHGIEKDFSHPRLVEFLAVNNVDFVACGEYHTCVVSTAGDLFTWGDGTHNAGLLGHGTDVSHWIPKRVSGALEGLQVLSIACGTWHSALATSNGKLFTFGDGKFGVLGHGDRESLTYPKEVQMLNGLKTIKVACGVWHTAAIVEVIGHSGVNVSSRKLFTWGDGDKHRLGHGSKETYLLPTCVSSLIDYNFHQIACGHTMTIALTTSGHVFTMGGTAYGQLGNPSADGRLPCLVQERLVGEFVEEISCGAYHVAVLTSRSEVFTWGRGANGRLGHGDTEDRRTPTLVEALKDRHVKNISCGSNFTSSICIHKWVSGADQSVCSGCRQAFGFTRKRHNCYNCGLVHCHACSSKKALKAALAPTPGKPHRVCDACYAKLKAAEAGNTSSLNRKVAGPRPSLDGRERMDRGEIRSSRLLLSPTTEPAKYLEIRSGKPGARYDSPSLVQASQVPSLLQLKDIAFPSSLTVIQNAFKPATPPPTPPPQSPINSRSSSPYSRRPSPPRSVTSTFSRNFIESLRKSNDLLKQEVAKLQNQMKGLKQKCDSQDTEMQKLQKNAEESASYAAAESFKCKEAKEVLKSITDQLKEITETLPPEILESETFRAMHTQAEAFLHTHGTSEAAASLPASLESSHMQDQRVEDNVDTAATVPSNDSGSSITREAAPQQSSQIESSSSEAAPQQISQIESSSSEAAPQQSSQIESRSSEASAIRGGGENELTEQFEPGVYITFFYDQNGGKVFGRVRFSKRRFAAHQAEEWWVRNKDRVQLRYIMQVTRPASAASSLTPPQPPRPPSPTPADETNEEASPPET